A segment of the Synechococcus sp. CBW1002 genome:
GCCTGGAAGCGGAGACGGGCCAGGCGAAGGGCCTCCCGAGCGGAGACAACCTCGCGGGTTGTGGTGAGGATATTGCGGTTATTCTTCTGCAGCTCGTAAAAACTGACTTCCACTTCCTGACGAATCGAATCACGCTGCTGAGCGAACCGGAAGCGGCTCTCCTCCGCTACCTGCTTCTGTTGCCGGTAAAGAGCACGAGCGCGGCCCCCATCGAAGAGATTCCAGCTGAGGTTGAGGCCAATGCTGTTATCCACGTTCCAACCGATCTCGTTCGGGATCGGCTGTGTCACAAACTGGTAGCCGCTGGAGCGACCAGCCCGCAACGTATTGACAATGTTGAGGAAGGGCTGGACTTCGCCAAGCTGGGCGTTGGCACGGCTGTTGGCGATCGAGATGTCCAGCAGAGCCTGATCGAGTTCCTCGCGGAAGGCATAAGCCGCAATGATGCTCTCCTGAAGGGACGGTAGCCAGGTGCCGAGCACCCGAGCCGGATCCTTCGCCGTAGGGGTCACGGTCTGGGGAAGATCCAGCAGGGAGGCCAGGGTGCGGCGAGCGATCGACTGGGCGGACAGGGAAGCGGTGAGCAGCTGCTGGTCGCGGGCCAGCTGGGTCTCGGCCTCCAGCACCTCCAGCTTGGTGGCCACACCAGCCTGGAACCGGGCCCGGGCGTCTCTCAGGCTCACCACAGAGGCCCGCACCGACTCCTGGCCGATGCGCACCTGTTCATCGGATTCCTGCAGATCGAAATAGGCCTGTGCCGCCTGCAATCTGAGGTCTCGCAGGCCGATCAGGTACTGGTTCTTGGCCTGCTCAAACTGGTCGCGTGCTGCGGCGATCTGGGGCACCCTGGTGGGGTTGATCAGGGACCAGGTGGCCTGAAGGCTGGCCTCCATGTTCCAGATGCTGGTAATTGTGTTGCCCCTCTCCTCGCCCGTGCCGGTGATGCTGGAGCTGTACTGCTGGCCGCCGGTGTAGGTGGGCAGGGCGCCGGCGTTGAGGTTGAGATTCGGGTACCACAGAGCGATCTGGGCGCGCAGATTCGACTGGGCCTGCTCCACCTGGCTGGCCAGGGCCTTGAGGTTGGGATTGTTGACCTCCGCCAGCTGCTCCACGTCGCCGAGTCCGAGGGGCCGGAGCTCGTTGATGCGGACCTGATCGGTCTTGATCGGCAGGCCGAGGGATTCAGGGGCCGCCAGGGGCTGAAGGGCCGGATCAAGGGTGGTCGCGGCCGGAGGCAAGACAGAGGGATCGGACTTGGGCCGCGGACCCTTGACATCCGGTGCCAGCGGCAGGGGCTCGGGCTGGGCTTGAACCACCGGATCGCCTGTCTGTTCGGACGGAACGGTGTCAACGGCCGAAACAGGCTCCGCAGCCAGCGCAGCATCCGTCGCAGACCCCGGGGGACTCCCACCAGCAGCGATCGAGGTCGAGGGCGGTGCAGCCGCCGCAGACTGTGACTCCGCATCCGCCACCGAAGCCCCTGCAGGGAGGCCTACAATCGCGATGAGAACTGCACGCAGGAACAAGGAGCGCGTCACGCCGTCTGTCCAATCCAATCCGTCGGCCGCAGCTTAAGCAGCTCCCACCGGATTGCCGAGGCAGACAGACACCAGATCGTCCACCCCTTCCAGCAGATGGACCGGCACCGGCAGCCGGGCCGACAGCTCATCAAGGGTCATGTCATCGAGGAAGACCGGCTCGCCCTGGCGCAGCATCACCCTCGGCAGCAGCAG
Coding sequences within it:
- a CDS encoding TolC family protein, translated to MVQAQPEPLPLAPDVKGPRPKSDPSVLPPAATTLDPALQPLAAPESLGLPIKTDQVRINELRPLGLGDVEQLAEVNNPNLKALASQVEQAQSNLRAQIALWYPNLNLNAGALPTYTGGQQYSSSITGTGEERGNTITSIWNMEASLQATWSLINPTRVPQIAAARDQFEQAKNQYLIGLRDLRLQAAQAYFDLQESDEQVRIGQESVRASVVSLRDARARFQAGVATKLEVLEAETQLARDQQLLTASLSAQSIARRTLASLLDLPQTVTPTAKDPARVLGTWLPSLQESIIAAYAFREELDQALLDISIANSRANAQLGEVQPFLNIVNTLRAGRSSGYQFVTQPIPNEIGWNVDNSIGLNLSWNLFDGGRARALYRQQKQVAEESRFRFAQQRDSIRQEVEVSFYELQKNNRNILTTTREVVSAREALRLARLRFQAGVTTQREVVDNQRDLTNAEVRYASAISDYNRRLAEMRRRTGLDQIALCKPQALPAEKPSNTGEIVVPVEPQPLEPACAFNANPVN